gtggggttggatagggggtgggtcCCGGAGGGgtggtttggggcggggggtcctgggagggggcggtcaggggacaaggagcaggggggttggatgggtcaggagttctgagaggggcagtcaggtggtgggaagtgggagggggcggatgggggcggggggccaggctgtttggggaggcacagccttccctacctggccctctaTACAGTTTCACAcgccgatgtggcccttgggccaaaaagtttgcccacccctgacttaaaTCCTACtatttatacttaataaaatcacttttatttattaataaacccagagtaagtggtTAATacagggtctcaaactcaaatgaccacaagggccacatgaggactagtacattggcctgagggccgcatcattgaccctccccccccccccgctgccctgccctcgctccacccgttccatgaggccccacccctgccccacctcttcccacccctttcctgccccattccaaccccctcCAGTGCCCTAACTCCATCTTGGAGCCCTCactctgcaccccttcccgcatcccaaccccctgccccagccccagccccagcccagagctccctcctgcatcccaaactcaTCATCCCCGGCTccgccccagagcccacacccccagctggagcccttacctcctcctgcaccctaatcccctgccccagcccagtgaaaatgagcgagtgagcaagggtgggggagagtgagtgatggagggagggaggatggagtgagtggggggagggggcctcagagaaggggtggggcagggccagggcctcagagaaggggcagggcatgggtgtttggttttctgcaattggAAAGTTGCAACCCTAACGAGGGGAGCTCACGCTGGCACCAGTGCAGTGTAAGAAAGGGGCATAGGACAGAGACTGCCCTGTCAGTGGcacccagtgcatgctgggagagTAATGGATCAAGTGGGAGGAGAAGATTTCCCTCAGGCAGAAATGGGATACCCTGCCTCTGTAGCTGACAGAGAGCCCATGCCCCAGCTTGCAAAGCTGCCGGGCGTTTTACAGCACAAGTGGGAGACACCACGTCTGCGGGCTATGCCTCAGGGCCATGGCCTTCAAGGCATGTGAGCCATCGTCAAGTCATTTCCATTTTCCCAGCCCCTGCTACAGACGGGGTGTGGCCCAGAGGGACTAGAGCAGCCCAGGGGAGCCCTAGAGTGGGGCGGTCTGTGTGCGAGGGGTGACTGGCTTCCCCCTGAGACACCAGGCCCAGTGCCCCATGCCCTGCACAGCTCAGGAAAGGTGCTGCCGGAGATGCAGGCACTGCCGCCGGCCAGCGCAGGAGCAGGAACCGTGTAGTGAGGGACGTGAGAGGGACCTGCAGCAAATGGCACATGGCCTCCTGCCCCTGCcatcagccccagggctgcttgAGAGAAAGGCACTGGGACAGAAGGGCggcagggagtgcagggtgtggctGGAGACCCTGATGGGAGAGAACAGAAGTCCCTCCCAGGGTGTCTGTGCTGGCCTGGCCACGGTGAGCAGTGCTCACTGGCACGGCCCGCACTAAGGCCCCGGGAGGATAGGCTGTAACTGTGTGGACCGCCTCGAGGATCACCCCCACACCCTGCCATTGTTTGAGGGGACAAATGGGCAGGGGCTAGGCTTTTCTTCAAGCCCCCTGGACAGGAGACACTGCTGGGCACCCCCAGAGTGCAGTCAGCATGCTCCCTCTCCACCTCCACGCCTGCAGGGCAAAGGGGCACAAtgcagcagagggggaggggtgttCTTGAATGGGGAAGTGGCTGACTCCCCTGGTACATGGGGGCTACTACTCAAAGGACAGGAGGTCTGGGTGGGCCCCCTCATTCTCCAGGCCAGAGGGCTGTGCCACAGGCGGGCCATCGTCCACGGCGGGCTGGTACTCCAGCAGGCAGCTGAGTCTGACGGCGGGTTTCTCTGGGCAGGGCGGGGAGGCTGTCCGCCTGTCTGCAGCGTTGAGTTTGCCCTCCAGGTTCTCCTCATGGATGAGGTCAGGCACTGAGAGGACCCTGCTGTGGGAGGGCCCATCCCCGTTTGGCACTGCTGTGCTATGAGCACTCAGCTCAGCACTGCCCTGTGGCTGAGACATGTCCCACGCCACCTTCCACTGCTCCCCCTGGGCAGCCTGCTTGGGATGTTCCTGGCCTTGCTCGGGTAGCGCCTCGGTACTGCACTCCAGGCTGCCCACCACCGGCTGGGAGGAGATCAGCATGTCCAGAGGGGTCTTCAAAGCCCGGGGTGTGCGCTTCTTGGCTGCCGGGGGTGGCGGGTCAAGCCGGGGAAAGGTTTCCAACAGCATACGCCTGCAAGCACAACGGCCCCTCGGTGAGCGACAATAACACCCGACACAGCGCTGACAGCTGCCTGGGGTTTCCCTGGATGCGCTCTCATCCAAGGGCTGAGCCAGCTTGATGGGGTGTaaggcaggggtaggcaaactttttggcctgagggccacatctgggtatggaaattgtatggtgggccatgaatgctcatgaaattgggggttgggatgtgggagcgggtgaggactctggttgggggtgcgggctctggggtagggccagaaatgaggatttcaaggtgcaggagggggctctgggcagggggttggggtggggtggggtggggtggtgagggctctggttggggggtgcgactctggggtggggctgggaccaaggggtttggagggtgggagagggatcaggcctgggacagggggttggggcctgggagggaggcaggggtgcaggctctggcagcacttacctcaagcagctcccggaagcagcagcatgtcccccttccagctcctacgtggaagCATGGCCAAGCGGCTCTGCATGTTGCCCCg
This window of the Eretmochelys imbricata isolate rEreImb1 chromosome 8, rEreImb1.hap1, whole genome shotgun sequence genome carries:
- the C8H1orf226 gene encoding uncharacterized protein C1orf226 homolog; protein product: MFENSNTDPMPKLQLSQSVSKALLGPTLEGLPAAAEPGLRMGSSQHLKNLSKAVGAKVNDFLRRKEPASLGEVGVTEVNASAGAKLSGGTHALLGDQAHGAGRMLLETFPRLDPPPPAAKKRTPRALKTPLDMLISSQPVVGSLECSTEALPEQGQEHPKQAAQGEQWKVAWDMSQPQGSAELSAHSTAVPNGDGPSHSRVLSVPDLIHEENLEGKLNAADRRTASPPCPEKPAVRLSCLLEYQPAVDDGPPVAQPSGLENEGAHPDLLSFE